CATGCGTGTCCTCCGCGGCCGGGCGGCGACCATCGCGGCCGACCGGGAGCGAACCCGGACGATGCTCGCCCGGACGGGCGAGACGGGTGAGCCGGCGGTCCGGGTGTGGGCGCCACACCGCCAGGTGGCGTTCGGGCGGCGCGAGGCGGCCGAGCCGGGGTACGACCGCGCCGTCGCGGCCGCCCGCGAACGCGGCTTCGACCCGGTCGAGCGGTCGGTCGGCGGTCGGGCCGTCGCCTACACGGGGTCGACCGTCGCGTTCGCCCACGCCGTGCCCGTCGCGGACCCGCGGGTCGGCCTCGACGACCGCTACGACGCGGCGGTCGGGAGCCTCCGGCGCGCGCTCGCGAGCCTCGGCGTCGACGCCGTCCCCGGCGAACCGCCCGACGCGTTCTGTCCGGGCAGTCACTCGCTCCAGTGTGAGGGGAAGGTCGTGGGTATCGCTCAGCGGGTCCGCACCGACGCCACCCTCGTCGCCGGCTGTGTCGTCGTCGCCGACCGCGGGGCGTTCGCGGACGTGGTCGACGCGGTGTACGGCGCCCTCGAACAGCCCTTCGACCCGGCGAGCGTCGGGAGCGTCGCGGCCGCGGGCGGGCCGAGCGACCCCGACCCGGTGATCGACGCGGTCGAACGGCAACTCGTGGGCGACGCGGCGACGACCGTCAGCCGGATCGGGAACGGGCACACTTAGGGCACCGCGGGAACAGGGATCGGTATGCTCGTACGGAACGCGACGCTGGCCGACGGCCGCGTTCGCGACGTTCGGATCGAGGGGGAGCGCATCGACGCCGTTGGCCGTGATCTGACGGGGGCGGGCGAAGTCGTCGACGCCGCCGAGCGACTCCTGCTTCCCGGCGCCGTCGACGCTCACGTCCACTTCCGGGAGCCCGGCGCCCCGCACAAGGAGACGTGGCGAACCGGCTCCCGGAGCGCCGCCGCGGGCGGGGTCACGACCGTCGTCGACCAGCCCAACACCGACCCGCCGACGACGACGGGCGCGGCGTACGACCAGAAGGAACTCTGTGCCGACGACTCGCTGGTCGACTACGGCATCAACGGCGGCGTCACGCCCGACTGGGACCCCGAGACGCTGTTCGACCGCCCCGTCTTCGCGCTCGGGGAAGTCTTCCTCGCCGACTCGACGGGCGAGATGGGCATCGACGGCGACCTGTTCGAGGACGCGGTCCATCGCGCGAGCGAGGCGGGCGTCCCCGTCACCGTCCACGCCGAGGACGCGACGCTGTTCGACGAGAGCGCGCGGGACCGGGCGGGCGAGGGGACGGGTCGGGGAGCAAACGCCGACGCGTGGAGCGCCTACCGCGCCGCCGAGGCGGAAATCGCCGCCGTCGAACGTGCCGTCGAAATCGGCGTCGACGCGGGCGCACGACTCCACATCGCCCACACCAGCACGCCCGAGGCCGTCAATATCGTCGCCGATGCCCCCGACACCGTGACCTGCGAAGTGACGCCGCACCACTGCCTGCTCTCCCGTGACGACCTGCGTGATCTGGGCACGTTCGGGCGGATGAACCCGCCGCTCCGGAGCGAGAAGCGCCGTGTGGCCCTCTACGACCGCGTCGTCCGCGGGCGGGTCGACCTGATCGCCACGGACCACGCTCCGCACGCGCGCGCCGAGAAGGAGACGACACTACTCGACGCGCCGAGCGGCGTGCCCGGTGTCGAGACGATGGTGCCCTTGCTCCTCGCGGAGACGCTCGACGGCCCGCTGACGGCCGAGCGCGTCCGGGACCTGACGGCGGCGACGCCGGCGGAGACGTTCGGTCTCGACCGGAAAGGGCGCGTCGAGGCGGGGATGGACGCCGACCTGGCGCTGTACGATCTCGATAGCCCGCGGACGGTCCGGGGGAGTCGGCTCCACTCGAAATGTGGGTGGACGCCGTTCGAGGGGCGACCGGGCGTCTTCCCCGAGTGGACGCTGGTGCGCGGCGAACGCGTCTACGACGGCGCGATGGACACCTTCGGATCGACCGACGGCGCTAACGTCAGGCGCTAATCGAGGTCGTCTCGGAGCGTTTCGCTCGACTCGCGCACCTCGCGCATGACCTCCGAGACGCGGTCCTCGGCGTCGAGTTCCTCGGCGACCGAGAGGTCGACGCCCTCCACCTCCAACAGGAACTTCGCCACCTCGGTCACCTCGTACATCATCTCGTCCAACTCCTCGGCGGTGAAGAAGCCGGACATGGCGCCGTAGAGGAAGGTCGCGCCGGCCTTCTGGACTTTCTCCTCGAAGGACGCCCGGGCTTGGTTGACCGCCTGCGGCGAGTAGGTGTCGGTCATGAAGGGGACGAGTTCGGGCAGGTTCTCGCCGATTTTCGTCATCTCCACGCCCGTCTCGGTGCGGAAGTCGACACAGAGGCGGGCGATGGCCCACTCGCGGGCGGTGACGTACGTCCGGTCGCGGAGGAAGTCGTTGACGCGCTCGTACTGGGCGCCGTCCATCTTCTTGAAGCGCTCGTACTTGCGCACGTCGGGCGGCACGTCGGCGTCGGTCGACGGCCCGGCATCCGACGCCGACGGAGCGGCCCCGGCTCCGGAGTCGTCGTCTACGGACCCGTCGGCCTGCGCGTCGTCGCTCATGCGCCCGGATTTCGAGCGCCGGTGGAAAAGGGTTCCGTCGGCGTCTGCCTTCGTGTTTAGTTAACGATGAAGAGTGAGGCGAGTGAATTTCTTGCTGGTCTATGGCAGAAATCACACGCCTCAGCGGGAATAACGACTGGATTGATTTGGATTTTGTGGAGCGAGAGCGGACACCCGAGCCGGCGATGAAGCTCGGTATTCAGATGCATCTGGCTGGACTATCACTTTCGAATACCGTCTCTGCTCTTGATAGTTTGGGTGTCGAACGTTCTCGAAAAGCGGTTCACGATTGGGTACAGAAGGCCGATCTACAGCCGGTCAGCGGAAAGGCTCCGAATCAGGTTGCGGTTGACGAAACCGTGATTCGAATCAACGATCAGCAGTTCTGGCTGTACGCCGCCGCGGATCCACAGACGAACGAATTACTCCATCTACGGCTGTTTTCGACCACTACAATCGGTCTCACCGAACTCTTTCTCAACGAACTGCGGGAGAAACACGATGTCGAATCCGCCCTGTTTCTCGTCGATGGCGCCAAACATCTCCAAACTGCACTCGACCGATCGGGGCTCCGATTTCAGACAGAACGCCACGGAAATCGGAATGCCATTGAACGTATCTTTAGAGAAGTAAAACGACGAACCTCTTCGTTTTCAAACTGTTTTAGCCACGTCGAACCAGCAACAGCTGAAAACTGGTTGCAGAGTTTCGCTCGCTGGCACAATGCTCCAAACTAAACACGAAGGCGTCTGCCGGCCGTCAGACGGGTCGACGTCCCCGCTTCCGGGTCGCCGCCGGCCGTGGCGGTGGCGATGGCTGGAACCGACGGACGTCGGTCCACATCGGGCCGCACGTCGCGTACCTTTTTCACTCGCGCCCCCGACGCCTCGGGCATGAAGCTACTGCTGGGCATCGGCGGAAGCGACGACTCGATCCGCGCGCTGGAGCGCGCGGTCGACCGCGTCGCCGAAACGGGCGACGACCTGACGGTCGCGATCCTCCGAAACCCGGCGACCGAGGTCGATCCCGCGGCCATCGAGGAGCGGGTGCGGGCGGTCCTCGACGACGCGGGCGTGTCGGCCCCGATCCGACAGCTAGAGGGTGACCCCGGGAGCCGACTGGTCGACCTGGCCGAGCGCGAGGACTTCGACCGGATCGTCCTCGGTGGCGGCGAGACCAGTCCGATGGGCAAGATCAAACTGGGCGGTATCGCCGAGTTCGTCCTGTTGAACTCTCACGTCTCGGTGACGCTCGTCCGATGAGCGGTGACGACGCCTTCCCCGACGAGCCGGCCGGTCCCTTCCCCGAGCCGCCGACGACGTTCGACGACCGCGAGGGGCGGCCGATCACGGTGCGTCGGTACGACGAGGCGCTGGATCGAGACGCCCTGGAGGCGATGTACGAGGCGTTCGACCCCGCGGACCGGGCACAGGGCATCCCGCCGACTGGCGAGGAGCGCATCGCCGACTGGCTGGACGCGATCACCGGCCCGGAGACGGTGAACGTCGTCGCGAACCACGGCGACGCCGTCGTCGGGCACGCGACGCTCGTCCCCGACGAACCCGAGGCGACCGCCGAACTCGCCATCTTCGTCCTGCAGGACTACCAGGGTGCGGGCATCGGCACTACCCTGATCGAGACGCTCCTCGGCGCCGGGCGCGAGGCGGGGGTCGAACGCGTCTGGCTCTCGGTCGAGCGCTGGAACGACCCGGCCATCTCGCTGTACGAGAAGGTGGGGTTCGTCGCCAGCGACACCGAGAGCTTCGAACACGAGATGGCGATCCGTCTATAGAGGGTCTCGTAACTGTTCGTCGATTCCCGCCGTCACGGGCCGGCGGGAATCTACGATGACTTCCGATACACCCTATTACACTGAGAGGACCGGCTGGCTCGCGTAGAGGAGGACGTACTCCGCGGCCTTCGCGAGCACCTCGTCGGGGTCGCCGGAGACGGGTTCCCGCGGGACGACCACGAAGTCGGCACCGAGTTCCTCCGCGGTGTCGAGGACGACGCTGCCCGGATGCCGCGAGAGTTGGCGGGTCGAGAAGCCGTAGGCCATCGACGTCGAGAGCGGCACGCCCGCGCCGTCGACGACGTCGACGACGGCTTCGAGGAAGGCCTCGGTGTCGGCCGCGAGCGACGCGTCGTCGACGGCGCCGGTGTCGATGGCGCGCGCGAGGTCCTCGCTGACGACGTAGAGCGCGTGGACTGCAGCGTCGTACTCGGCGGCGATGGCGGTGGCGTACTCGACGGCCGAGAGCGACTCCTCGCTCCCGTCGACGGGGACGAGCACGAGCGAGGGCGAGAGCGGAACGGTCATGCCGGGGCGTGCGCGGGCCACGGGCAAAAACGCTCCCCCATCGGGACGTTTTATGCACCGACCGGCCGAACGCTCAGGTATGCTACCCGCATTCGACCGGATCGTCATCGCCACCGACGGCTCCGAGAGCGTCCGCCGGGCCGTCCACGTCGCCCTCGATTTCGCCGACCGGTTCGACGCGACGGTCCACGCGCTCTACGTCGTCGACGAGGGCGAGGTCGAATCCTCGCCCGAACGAGTGCGCGAGGAGATGCGCGCCGCCCTCGACGATTCGGGGGAGGAAGCGTTGGCGGAGGTGGCCGCCGCGACCGACCGCCCGGTGACGACCGCCGTCCGCGAGGGGCGCCCGGCGACCGTGATTCGCGAGTACGCGGTCGAACACGACGCCGACGTGGTGGCGATGGGGACCCGCGGGCGCCACGGCGAGAACCGCTTTCTCATCGGGAGCGTCGCCGAGCGGGTCGTCCGCACCTGTCCCGTTCCCGTGCTGACGGTGCGACAGCTCGACGAGAGCGAGCGCGGCGGGGACGGTAGCGCCGCGGCCTGAAACGCCCACGGACCGCGGAATACTTCCCCCCGCCTCCCATCCGGACGGTATGGACGACGACCTTATCGATTCGGACGCGCTCTCGCTCTCGCGGAAGTCGCGGCTCCCCGGTGCCGGCTTCTTCTACCCCGACTCGCTCGACGAGGAGTACGCCGACCGTCGCGCCCGCGAGGCCATCGAGGGCGCCGAGGCGGTGGTCGTGGCCGACGGCGACGCCGACGGTCTCGGCTGTGTCGCCCTCCTCCGCGAAGTCTACGACGCCGCCCTCGACGTGGCGCCGTTCGAGGCGTCGCTGGCGGCCCGCGCCGACTCGAGCCTGACGGACGACGAGGACGACGAGGACGATGACGACCGCGAGGACTCCCCGGTCGGTCTCGTCACCGCCAGCCCCCACTCCCTCGACGACGCCCTCGAACGCGTCGCGGAGTACGCCGACCCCGACGTCGACGTCTTCGTCTGTGACCTCTGTCCCGACGACGAGTCGGTGATCGAGGTGGTGGAGGCGGTCGTCGCCCGTGCCGAGACGGTGCGGTGGTTCGACCACCACCAGTGGGACGACGACGTCGCCGCGGCGGTCCGCGGGGCCGGCGTCGACCTCGTCGTCGGGGAGAGCGACGAGGAGTGTACTGCCGACGTGGCGCTTCGCTCCCTCGACTACGACTTCCCCGACCACCTCGCCGACCTCGCGGCGGTCACGCGGGACCACGACCTCTGGATCAAGGAGGACCCCCGGAGCGACGACCTGGCCGACTACAGCCACTGGGCGAGCGCCGAGGAGTACGTGACCGTCGTCGGACGCTACGGTCCCGCCCTGCCGGAGCCGGTGGTCGATTACCTCGATCACCGTCGCGTCGAGAAGGAGCGACTGATCGAGGCGGCCGTCGACCGCGCCGAGATGGAATCCGTGGGACCGTGGACCGTCGGCGTCACCTACGGCCGGTGTTCGCAAAACGAGGTGGCCGAGGCCCTTCGGGAGCAGGGCGCCGACGCCGCGGTGATCGTCAAGCCCGCCGGGAGCGCGAGCATCCGCGGGAGCGAGGGGTTCGAGCGTGCCCACGAGGTGGCGGGGCTGGTGAACGGCGGCGGGCACCCCCGCGCCGCGGGCTGTAAGCCCGACATCTACGACGACATGCTGGACTACGCCTACCACTGGACGACGGAGGGGGCGACGACGAAACAGGTGATTCTGGCGGCGTTCGAGCGGGTGGCAAGCGAGGCCGAGTGAAACGAGGCCTCGAAGCGGAGCGGGGAGGCACGACCCGCGGAGCCGAGGATGCGGACGACGGCGAGACCGACGAGTAACGATACTGTCGGCTGTACGTCGATGCGGATAGTCGCCACCCTCGGCGGCACCTATCGTGAAACAGGAACGGCCGACAGTATTACGCCTCGTCCACGATCCACCGATCCGAGAACGCGGTGCCGTCGGGACAGGCGGCGTAGGCGTGGATCACGTCGCCCTCGGCGTAGATGCCGCCGACCTCCTCGTTCTGTGCTTCGGCGAACGCGAGGATGTAGGCCGCGCCCTCGCCGCAGTCGGGACAGGTGCCCCCCTGCAGGTCGCGGTCGATGTCGCCCTCGCTCCCCATCGCCTGTTTCGCGAACTCCATGGCGTCCATGCCGGTGCCGGCCGAGAAGAGCCGGCGGCCCTTCTCGCCGGGGACGACGAGGACGACGCCGCCGTCGACTTCCGTGCCGTAGTCGGCGATGGTCCCCTCGTCGTCGAGGAAGTCGTCGGTGAGATAGAGGACGACGTGATCGAGACGGTCGCCCGCGAGGAACGCGTCGAGGTCGGAGTCGGTCATACCGAGCGATGAGGGTCGAGCGGTAAAGAACGGTCGTTTCGGACGCGACGGCGACGGGGTTTTGCCCCTGGTCCCCGTGGTCGGGACCGTGGATCGAACGCGTTTCACCCGGCTGACGTACCTCCTGTTCGGCCTCGCGCTGCTGTCGAGCAACGCCCTCTCCCTGCGGTCCTCGATCGATATTCTCCCCGTCGTGGCGGTCGTGATGAGCCTCCTGGTCGTCGTCGCGGCGGCCGCCGGACTCGTGCGACCGGACGCGGCCCCGTTCGGCGTGAGCGTCGACATCGGCGCCCAGCCGACGTGGGTGCTGGCCTTACTGTGGTTCGGGAGCGCGCTGTTGCTCGCTGGGGTCGTGCTCCAGCTCTAGCGGTCGCCGTCCAGCCCCTCCGCAATCGAGGAGAGCGAGGAGTCGGGCTGGCGGGTGACGGTGTACACCGCCCGCCGACCGGGGACGCGAACGCCGTAGAGATAGCCCGGCGTCACCTCGTCGAGGTCGACGCTCTGTCCCGTCTCGCGGTCGGTGCCGCGGACCCACTCGACGAGGCGGTTCGCACCCTCGCCGTCGGCCCGTGCGAGGCGGCGGTTGTCGGCGGCGCCGCGAATCAGGGCACCCTCCGCGTCGCCCTCCACCTTGGCGTGATACTCGGTGCCGTCGAGGACGAGACGGATCAGGTCGCCCGATTCCACGGCGGCCTCGTCGGGGAGGCGAAGACAGGGCCGGCGAGTGCCGCCGCTCCGGGCGAGTCGAGCGCGATACGTGGTCACCGCATCCCCGTCGCTGGCGACGCGGTCGGACACGGTTACTCGTCGTCGGTCAGGGCGTCGAAGTCGGCGTCGCCGTCGACCACCGTCGCGTTGATCTGGGCGACTTCGTCGCTAACCTCTCGCCCGCGGACGGTCACGCGCTTTCGCTCGCCGTCGCGCGAGGGCTCGAAGCCGACGCCGCCCTCGAGGAGGAGTTCCTTCAGCGCGGGGCCGGCCACGTCCGACCGCAGGGGGCGCCCGGCGTTGTCGGAGCCACCCGTCAGTTCGAGCGTGGTCCCGTCGAGGCCGACGGCGCCGCCGTCGACCTCGTCGCCGAGTTCGCGTCCGAGGAATCGGTTCGCGTCCTGTCCGTCGACCTCGACCTGTACCGTCCGCCCCGTCTCGGGGTCCGAAACGACGACCTTGAAGTCTGCCATGCCCGGATTCAGACGGTCGCCGATAAAAAGCACGTCGAAACCGAGCGTCGTCTCGGCGGACGCCCCGCTCGGCCGAATCGGGGCGACCGTGGCGGATATTATTAACTCAGACGGATTCAGTTATGAATAATTGGGGTTCAAAACCGGGATCGATGGTAGTGGGATTAATACTCTTCCGCCGACTAGGCCCGACCGATGAACGGTGGGAACGGGTGTGACGAGGACGCTGGCCACGACCACGATCACGAGTCGTCGGGCGACGCCGACGGGGCGACTGCGCCGGACGGCGCGTCGTTTCGCGCTTCGGTGCCGTCGATGGACTGTGCGTCGTGTGCGAGCAAGGTCGAGCGGAGCGTCGACTCGCTCCCCGGGGTCACGGCGGTCGATCCGCGCCCCGCGACCGGGACGCTCGTCGTCGGCTACGATCCCGACGCGACGAGCGACGCGGCGATCCGCGAGCGGGTCGAGGCGGCGGGCTACGACGTGGCCGAGGCGGAGACGGAGACGTTCGCGGTGCCGTCGATGGACTGCTCGTCGTGTGCCGGCACGGTCGAGTCGGCGCTGTCGCGGATCGAGGGCGTCGTCGACTACGACGCCCGGCCCGCCTCGGGCCGGGTCGCGGTGACGTACGACCCCGCGCGGGCGACCCGCGGCGACGTGGTGGCCGGCATCGAGAACGCCGGCTACGAGGTGATCGAGGGCGACCGGGAGACGGATTCGATCTGGCGGAGTCGGCGCGCGGTGAAGACGGGCGCCGGCGCCGCCCTCCTCCTCGCGGGAATCGTCGTCGAGTATCTGGGCGTCCCGAACCCCACCCTGACGAGCGTGCTGGGCCGAACGATCACCCTCGACTGGGCGCTGTACGTCCTCGCCGCGGCGGTTGCGGGACAGGCCATCCTGCGCAACGGGTGGTACTCGGCGCGAAACCGGAGCCTCGACATCGACTTCCTGATGAGCGCCGGGGTGCTGGGCGCCGTCGCGGTCGACCTCCCCTTCGAGGCGGCGACGCTCGCGGTCCTCTTTTCGATTTCCGAACTCCTCGAGCGCTACTCGATGGACCGTGCCCGCACGTCGATGTCGGAGCTGATGGACCTCTCGCCCGACACGGCGACGGTGGTGCGCGGAGCGTCGGAGACGCCCGGGGACGGCGGCGCAACCGCCGACACCGAGGAGACCGTCGCCGTCGAGGACGTGGCCGTCGGCGACGTGGTCGTGGTCCGACCGGGCGAGCGCATTCCGGTCGACGGCGTCGTCCGCGAGGGAACGAGCGCGGTGGACGAGTCCCCGATCACGGGCGAGAGCGTCCCCGTCGACGTCACCGAGGGCGACGAGGTGTACGCGGGTAGCATCGTCGAGGAGGGGTATCTGGAGGTGGAGACGACGGCGCCGGCGGGCGAGTCGACGCTGTCGAAGGTTATCGACCTCGTCGAGGAGGCGGAACGCGACAAGTCCGAGCGCGAGCGGTTCATCGACCGCTTCGCGGACTACTACACGCCAGCGGTGGTGGCGCTGGCGGTCGTGACCGCCGTCGGGCCGCCGCTGTTCGGCGCGCCCCTCGAAACGTGGTTCACGCGCGGGCTGACGCTCCTGGTGATCGCCTGTCCCTGCGCGTTCGTCATCAGCACCCCCGTCAGCGTCGTCTCGGGCATCACGAGCGCGGCACGCAACGGCGTCCTGATCAAGGGCGGCGACCGCCTGGAGGCGATGGGCGAGGTGGACGCCGTCGCCCTCGACAAGACGGGGACGATCACGACGGGCGAACTCGGCGTCACCGACGTGGTGGCGCTGAACGGGACGAGCGAGGACGACGTGCTGCGGTGTGCGGCGGCGCTGGAGCGCCGGAGCGAACACCCAATCGCGGGCGCCATCGTGGAGTACGCATCGGACCGTGGCGTCGGCGGCCGCGACGTGACCGACTTCCAGTCGATCACGGGTGAGGGCGTTCGCGCCGACCTCGACGGCGTCACCCACTACGCGGGCAAGCCGGGGCTGTTCGCGGACCTCGGCTTCGACCTCGAACACACGCACGTCGAGACGGACGGCGGCGCGGCCGTCGGCGACCTCGCCCCCGCGACCTGCGATCACGGTACCTACCTCGACCTCGTCAACGACGTGTTGCCGCGCCTGCAGGCCGCAGGCAAGACGGCGGTCCTCGTCGGTACCGAGGACGAACTCGAGGGCGTGATCGCCGTGGCCGATACGGTGCGCCCCGAGGCGGAGCGGTCCATCGCCCACCTGCGCGAGGCGGGCATCGACCGCGTCGTCATGCTGACCGGCGACAACGAGCGGACGGCCCGCGCTATCGCGGCGCAGGTCGGTATCGACGAGGCGGACGTGTACGCCGACCTCCTGCCCGCGGAGAAAGTCGACGTGGTGCGGGAGCTAGCCGCCGACTCGGCGGCGAAGGAAGACGCCCGCCTCCCGTGGAACCGTACCGCCGGCGGCGTGGCGATGGTGGGCGACGGCGTCAACGACGCCCCCGCGCTCGCGGCGGCGACGGTGGGCGTCGCCATGGGCGCCGCGGGCACCGACACCGCCATCGAGACGGCCGACGTGGCACTGATGGGCGACGACCTCACCCGCCTCCCCTACCTCGTCACCCTCGCCCGTCGCGCCAACCGCGTCATCGAGACGAACGTCTGGTCGTCGCTGGGCGTGAAGGCCGTCCTCGCGGCCGGCGCGCCGCTCGGGCTGGTGAGCGTCGTCCACGCCGTCGTCATCGGCGACATGGGGATGAGCCTCGCGGTGACGGGCAACGCGATGCGGCTGGCGAACGTCGAACCGGAGGAGTGAGTGAGCGGCGCGAAGCCGGATACCGGCACCCCGTCCGCCGTTTTCGGCACCACTTTTTTCAGACTCGAACTGGTGGCCAGTGGATATGTGGGGGAGCCCATCGAGTGACAGCGGCCCGATCAGTAGTGACATTTTTCTAATAGTATCGTCGGCTGGGATTACAGCTCGATGACCGGTGGGACAGGGACACGCCTCACGGCGGTAGCGATGGCCATCCTGCTCGTCACGAGCGGTCTCGGGGCGTTCGGCGGGACCGTCGCCGCCAGTTCCGGTGGCAATCCGTCCCCGACCGCCGATCCCGGGGACCTCGCCGTCTCGCTGACCGACGGCGACGGCACCGTCAACGCGACGTATCGGGTCAACACCACCTCGGGGACGATCAACGCCTCCTACGCCGGCGACAAGCCGGACGTGAACGTCTCCTACACCGACAGCGCGACGGCCATCCAGTTCGCGCTGGACAACGCGACGGCGACGTACGACACCGTCGTCGTCGGCGGCGGGACGTTCGACGGGAGCGTCGACGTCGATTCGACGGCTGGAATCGTGCTCGACGGCGGGTACAGCCGACTCGACGGTGGCGGTGTTTCACTCGGATATCCCGCCGTCAACGTGACTGTCGACGGGGCGACGGTGCGGAACCTCACCGTCGTCGACTCCGGAGGCGACGGAATCGGCAGCCTGAGCGCCGCCGACGTGACGCTCCGGAACGTCGAAGTCATCGACAGCAACAACCACGGCATCGACTTCGCCAACGGGACCATCCGGAACACGACGGTCGAGGGAGGAAGCGTCGGCCTCTACCAAGGGATATCGAACGGCTCGACCATCGCGGGGGTGACGATCCGACAGGCTTCGTCCACCGGCCTCGAGATCGACAGCGCGAACCACACGATCCGGGACGTGACGGTGAACAACACCACCAGCGGTAGTGGAATCCTCGAATCCGGCGTGAACAACACCTACG
This window of the Haloplanus rubicundus genome carries:
- a CDS encoding GNAT family N-acetyltransferase; the protein is MSGDDAFPDEPAGPFPEPPTTFDDREGRPITVRRYDEALDRDALEAMYEAFDPADRAQGIPPTGEERIADWLDAITGPETVNVVANHGDAVVGHATLVPDEPEATAELAIFVLQDYQGAGIGTTLIETLLGAGREAGVERVWLSVERWNDPAISLYEKVGFVASDTESFEHEMAIRL
- a CDS encoding DUF5806 family protein, which gives rise to MSDDAQADGSVDDDSGAGAAPSASDAGPSTDADVPPDVRKYERFKKMDGAQYERVNDFLRDRTYVTAREWAIARLCVDFRTETGVEMTKIGENLPELVPFMTDTYSPQAVNQARASFEEKVQKAGATFLYGAMSGFFTAEELDEMMYEVTEVAKFLLEVEGVDLSVAEELDAEDRVSEVMREVRESSETLRDDLD
- a CDS encoding DHH family phosphoesterase → MDDDLIDSDALSLSRKSRLPGAGFFYPDSLDEEYADRRAREAIEGAEAVVVADGDADGLGCVALLREVYDAALDVAPFEASLAARADSSLTDDEDDEDDDDREDSPVGLVTASPHSLDDALERVAEYADPDVDVFVCDLCPDDESVIEVVEAVVARAETVRWFDHHQWDDDVAAAVRGAGVDLVVGESDEECTADVALRSLDYDFPDHLADLAAVTRDHDLWIKEDPRSDDLADYSHWASAEEYVTVVGRYGPALPEPVVDYLDHRRVEKERLIEAAVDRAEMESVGPWTVGVTYGRCSQNEVAEALREQGADAAVIVKPAGSASIRGSEGFERAHEVAGLVNGGGHPRAAGCKPDIYDDMLDYAYHWTTEGATTKQVILAAFERVASEAE
- a CDS encoding 30S ribosomal protein S6e, whose translation is MADFKVVVSDPETGRTVQVEVDGQDANRFLGRELGDEVDGGAVGLDGTTLELTGGSDNAGRPLRSDVAGPALKELLLEGGVGFEPSRDGERKRVTVRGREVSDEVAQINATVVDGDADFDALTDDE
- a CDS encoding lipoyl protein ligase domain-containing protein; translation: MRVLRGRAATIAADRERTRTMLARTGETGEPAVRVWAPHRQVAFGRREAAEPGYDRAVAAARERGFDPVERSVGGRAVAYTGSTVAFAHAVPVADPRVGLDDRYDAAVGSLRRALASLGVDAVPGEPPDAFCPGSHSLQCEGKVVGIAQRVRTDATLVAGCVVVADRGAFADVVDAVYGALEQPFDPASVGSVAAAGGPSDPDPVIDAVERQLVGDAATTVSRIGNGHT
- a CDS encoding universal stress protein, yielding MTVPLSPSLVLVPVDGSEESLSAVEYATAIAAEYDAAVHALYVVSEDLARAIDTGAVDDASLAADTEAFLEAVVDVVDGAGVPLSTSMAYGFSTRQLSRHPGSVVLDTAEELGADFVVVPREPVSGDPDEVLAKAAEYVLLYASQPVLSV
- a CDS encoding universal stress protein; translation: MLPAFDRIVIATDGSESVRRAVHVALDFADRFDATVHALYVVDEGEVESSPERVREEMRAALDDSGEEALAEVAAATDRPVTTAVREGRPATVIREYAVEHDADVVAMGTRGRHGENRFLIGSVAERVVRTCPVPVLTVRQLDESERGGDGSAAA
- a CDS encoding DUF7112 family protein, which translates into the protein MSDRVASDGDAVTTYRARLARSGGTRRPCLRLPDEAAVESGDLIRLVLDGTEYHAKVEGDAEGALIRGAADNRRLARADGEGANRLVEWVRGTDRETGQSVDLDEVTPGYLYGVRVPGRRAVYTVTRQPDSSLSSIAEGLDGDR
- a CDS encoding IS6 family transposase, with the protein product MAEITRLSGNNDWIDLDFVERERTPEPAMKLGIQMHLAGLSLSNTVSALDSLGVERSRKAVHDWVQKADLQPVSGKAPNQVAVDETVIRINDQQFWLYAAADPQTNELLHLRLFSTTTIGLTELFLNELREKHDVESALFLVDGAKHLQTALDRSGLRFQTERHGNRNAIERIFREVKRRTSSFSNCFSHVEPATAENWLQSFARWHNAPN
- a CDS encoding DUF5807 family protein, with translation MTDSDLDAFLAGDRLDHVVLYLTDDFLDDEGTIADYGTEVDGGVVLVVPGEKGRRLFSAGTGMDAMEFAKQAMGSEGDIDRDLQGGTCPDCGEGAAYILAFAEAQNEEVGGIYAEGDVIHAYAACPDGTAFSDRWIVDEA
- a CDS encoding dihydroorotase — its product is MLVRNATLADGRVRDVRIEGERIDAVGRDLTGAGEVVDAAERLLLPGAVDAHVHFREPGAPHKETWRTGSRSAAAGGVTTVVDQPNTDPPTTTGAAYDQKELCADDSLVDYGINGGVTPDWDPETLFDRPVFALGEVFLADSTGEMGIDGDLFEDAVHRASEAGVPVTVHAEDATLFDESARDRAGEGTGRGANADAWSAYRAAEAEIAAVERAVEIGVDAGARLHIAHTSTPEAVNIVADAPDTVTCEVTPHHCLLSRDDLRDLGTFGRMNPPLRSEKRRVALYDRVVRGRVDLIATDHAPHARAEKETTLLDAPSGVPGVETMVPLLLAETLDGPLTAERVRDLTAATPAETFGLDRKGRVEAGMDADLALYDLDSPRTVRGSRLHSKCGWTPFEGRPGVFPEWTLVRGERVYDGAMDTFGSTDGANVRR
- a CDS encoding universal stress protein, with the translated sequence MKLLLGIGGSDDSIRALERAVDRVAETGDDLTVAILRNPATEVDPAAIEERVRAVLDDAGVSAPIRQLEGDPGSRLVDLAEREDFDRIVLGGGETSPMGKIKLGGIAEFVLLNSHVSVTLVR